The DNA window AGTGTGGAGAGGTGGCTGAATCACTCTGGCCTTCGGGTTCCTTGGTCTGGAAGGTTTTGAAGCTGACATATGATTCTTTGGTCTCCAAACTCTGGGCCCTCTGGGGTTTCATGTCCATGCCAGTAGCAGTGCTGGCAGCAATCTCAGGCTCCCGTGGGGTCTGCACCACTTTGACTGTGTCCACCTTGATGGGAACCTCCTTGTGCTTCCAGAGGATGCCCAAAGGAGGCTCAGTTGAGTACACTTGCACACCCACAGTCCTCTGGGTACACTGGTGCTCTTGGGAGCTCAAATCTCTTCCTCTGGAAtgctctgcaagtgcctcctgccaTGTTACACTTGTCATGCTAGTGGCGTCTGCCATTTTTGGCTTGGCATCCTGCCCTTTGTCCTCTGTGGACTTCACCTGCTGGTCCAActtctggtgggccacctggagctCATGCAAAGCCTTCCTCAGTTGCTTCTCAAGTACAGCTATCTTGGCTGACAGTGCTTGGATCATCTGTCGCTGCTTGTCCACCTCCACGTTGGTAGCCACAGATGATATGCCTAGATCTTGCTCCTTCACAGAGACTCCTAAGCTCCTCACCTCTAGTTGACTTCTTACTTCTTTTTTTCCCTCAGTCTCACTCCCTCTTCCCATCTCACATTCCTCTGTCCCAATACATACTGACTTTGTCTCTTTCTTCAGAACTGGCTGAGGGCTCTGTATCACAGATCCTTCAGCTGTCTCGCATCCTGAATCATGCCTGGAGCTACTGTGTGGTGGTGGAGAGCCCACTTCATGGCGACCCCGGTCAACCTCTTCCTCTGGTATATCGATATACAGCTCACCTCTGGACTTGCTCTTACCATAACCAAGATGGCCCAGGAACCGCTGGCTCTTTAGTTGCACGCTGAGCTGGCGCTTTTCCTCCTGCAGCACAGATATCTTCACCTGCAACACTGGAATCATCTTCACTTGCTCCTCCAGCTGCTTGAGCTTCTTCAGTGCTACAGCCATCTGCTCACGGACATGCTGAAGGTGCCCTGGGGTTGGTGACACAGGTGTGGACATGCCAGAGCTCACTGGTGTGTACACGCCAGAGGCCCCAGACTGTGATCCATTCTGGGAGCACATCTTGGAGAATGACTGGTTGAGGCCGGCACCAACCAGTGAACTAGTGGATCCTGACCGGCTGCCATGCAAGCTCCCAAAACTTGTCAACCTGGCTCTGCCACCATCACTCACATCACTATTGTCCGCTTCAAGCTTCTTCTTGGCATCGAGCAATGTTTTTTCAACCCTTGCATTGAGGCCACTTATAAGTGGTGGGCGGTTCTCCATGCCGTATGCGGGATAGAATCCACGACCACAGTAAGAAAAGGAGGAGTGCCGGCTGTCCATACTAGCATTGGAGCATAAGGACTCGGTCGAGGTCCACCATGATCCTGTGTAGCCCCGTGGAAGGGAGCTGAAGCGTGGCTTACGGTGAACTGGCACCCGTTTGATTGTGTGGCCCTTTTCAATGTCATCAACATATTTAAGGAAGTCGAGGTCCAGCCGGTAGCCATAGGGGGTCTCTACTGAATAGGGCAAGCCCTGGTCCTTCCCACTGAACACTGTTGGGGATGTTGGGTTGGAGTTCCCTAAAtgaaacaacacaataaaatgacAAAGTGTGAGAGCAAACAgagaataaaaacaattaaaagcaATTGGATTAGAGCTGCTACATGAAGACATAGGTGGACGGGATGATCCGGGAGTTATTCACTGATCACTCTAGCTATGAAAAATATTTGTTAATATCTTTTAATCAACAAGGTTAAAGTACTAGCTGCTTACAGTAGCTTGAAATTTCTTTTTATCGGAGGTGTGGATGCAAATTAAAACCTATAATAGTGGTCCCATTGTAACATGGGGGCATTACTGAAATGTAACCCCCGAGACTTGGATGGTATTTTGAAACTAGTTCTTTCGCAAAAGGCACTGGAACTGGATATGTAGGCAGAGATTACCCCACGAATTCACTGCATTTGGAGGACGTAATCCAGCACAGTGTCATGTTGCAGTGTCTACCAATTACACAAAACCTAAAATCCCTTGAGGTGCACTGCTCGCAGTAGCACACATGACACCACATATTACATAACAAATGACACCATTaacgacatcattggtgacatcacatatcacatcaccatttacatgaCTCATATCATCACTCCAGCTGCTGAAGGACACTGCAGCACAGTCCATTCGGCACAAACATGGCCGTCCCTACCTGGGTCCTCGAGGGGGTGCAGGCCTTTGGCTAAACTATGGGACAAAATAAAGGGGACTAGGAGCAGAGACCGCTTTGTCAGTTGCTTGGAGGCATTGGGCCCAGGATCTGACCTTTGGGTCATTCCTACACGGAGGATAAATGCTTGCAGAAGCCGGGGACGACTTTGACTGCTAAGATCGTGGTCTGGCATTTAGCCAGGTGCTATACGTATAACCCGGACACTGCACTCCTCCCAGACCCCTCTCTACATGGGCCCAGCTCCATACCTTTACAGGAGTTTAAGTGATGTATtcaatgatgatgtaatatttgGTGCTACCAGTGATGTCATACAGGATGTCGTGTGTGATGTTTTCCGTGACTGCATACGTTAAGTCattggcagtgcatggcgggaACTAAGGTTATGTTCGCTGATTAATGTCaacgggttttaggttttgtggtgtaaACACTGGACCACAATAACGTTATGTCTTATTATGTCACCGAACTACTTCTAATACAAACTTATTCTTAAATAAAGTTTTTTGTCAGCGGCACATGTGTACAcagacataaaacacacacatacatacacacacttactcAGATGCGCAAACACAGACAGACAAATAAGGAAATATCATACAAAAGCAATTTCCTTTCGTGCTTGTGACAACAAATGCAGGCTTTTGATTTAAAAAGTACAACTATTTAGTTAGGTAGTATTTTTAGCATAAATAAATCTAGGGTAATTCTACTTACCTTACTGCATTTAACCCTATTAAATTGTAGATGTTAGTTACATAGTAGCATGTAAACTTTTTAATTTAAAGCAGTTTTTCTCTAAAATaagttatcatttaaaaaaagCCATTTCAAGACAGAGTTTTCCGTTTTTTCCCCACTGATGCTTAATAACGTTAGGTAAAATTACTTCTGAGGAGATTTAAGGTTATAGAATGCTTAAAGGTTTGCTGTTTGCAGTGCACCGTTGTGATTTTGATTTAGTTTGATGTTTACCTGTTTTGTCACTAATAGCAATCCAACCCAAAAAATGGGTGGACATTTTACCACAAACACATAAAAGTAAAAGCACTTTAAGAGTTTTTTGCCTAGAAGCTTCCTTTTTAATTTCCATGAAGcgtttcctcttttttttctgatCAGATTTTTTGTAAGTGATTGAACTATTTTTAGTAGGCCATACACTCCAATGGCATGGTTTCATGTGTATCTTCTTGAGCGTAAGTATTTGGGGACTCTTATGCTATTCTTTGAGGCTGAATACAatatggggttgcttgtgttcccagtacctggcctggcagctcaggctgaAGGGTGGAGTAGGACCAAGTCCCTGTTAGAGTGGCACAGCGAatgaaaaacaatggactgaaaTGTGTCCGGAGAGATCGTCTGTAGCTGAGATTAAgccaagcattctatccatcactttaatGAATGTTACTTTAAACACCCTAAGTGCGACAGGCATGCCTAGACACGAGatgcatgctcactgtgccacaggactcaaccTATACCTCACTTATGAGGCCAAAATAGGCTGAAAACTAGGGTTCCTTGTGTTCTAttgaagcaggatcaagactgatttatatatggcaAGTGCCTGTCTAGAGTAGatcagtgggtgaaaaatgatggactggaattaGGCCTGAGTGATGACCGGGacatgagattaattcaggcattctttTCGTAGGTTTGTTTTTTGTTGCACTAGAAGCAAAGTTTAATTTATGTGTCTGTCTTCTTAACTAAAAGTACCTGATGTTTCCTACCTGCCATGTGGAACATAGTGAGACACCAGATATGCATCAACCGTTCAGATCAGAGAAAGTAAACTGCTTTAACACACCTGACTCCTCCAATACCCGAACTCAAGATTTCCCTCTTATGAGCATTCCAAGGatatttttcatgttttctttaGAAGGAGGAATGCATAGATCAAAGCAGGGGGCGGCTGGCCAGTGGAAGATGGAAGCAGGATGCAGGAATTACTGATGTGCTACTTATTATCtactgagattacccttttctttCCCCCTTCTCTGCCAGAACTTCTCGAATTAAAAAGTAAACCAATCCCTCCCCCCACAAAAATCTGCCAGCCGCAAAATCTCATGCTCCCATTTAAAAACGCTTTTAAAGAAGGCAGAGTAAGCTGACAGAATTGGCATCCCAATCCCTGCTATCTTTCTACCCTTACCATCACTCAGTGACCTACTGGAGTTTTTTCCCCTGACTCAAGGCATGTAAACTACAAATCAGTCGAATAAATGCAGAGCCGTGCAGTTTCTGAGCTCCCTAGCTCATTGCTGCTCTCAAAATGGGCGACCGAAGCAATTTTACATCATTGACAACTCCTCAAAAGTTTTCAGGAAGATGAGAACCTAGCATGGCGAAGTCGTTCCTTCAAAGagattttttaaattgttaaataTGTTGTTAAGGACTATTTAAAAAGTTGGGATAGTTTGCCAAACTAGCTTAGAAGAATTTTAAAAAGGGTACCATTGTTTGCATTTCAAATATTAGTTTAGCGTTTTAAGCAGCTTGGATTGTTTGCTGGGAAGGGTTATTGGTGTGTGACTTAAATGAAACGGTGTTTTAAAGAATTGGGCCTGTACTCTGCACTAAATACACTTCGACAACAAATTATGCTTCACAATTTCGAGGGCAAGGTTGAGGGTTATTTTGTTACACACAGTTACTTATTAGACGACAGGTAAGAAATGTCTAGATTTCACCGGAGGGGGGTTGTGATCCAAACACGGAACAGGGACAGTCGATTGGCTTAGCTAAAGTAGTTACCTAGAAATCAGAGCATGTAGAAAACAGTTCTGAGTTTCATGTGACAGCTTGCTGTATTAGGCAACCCTTTCAGCCTCATTACAAGTTGTGTGGAGAGGTATTTCCTGTTGAAATGTGACTCTGTACAATTACAAGTTTTAATAGGTGATCGAAAAACTAAGCAGTAATACAGCACCTCGTGATGTCACACCTGGACCTATCGTCAGCTGTTCTAGTAGGTGCAATATCCTAAGTGAAACAGGGCACAGACGTTTGGAGGCACATGCAGTAAACAGCCTGGGAATCCTGGTGAGTCAATATTCCCCATTCCAAGGCCTCACACTTCTAATTGCTGGTAAATGAAGAGGCACCATCACTGGGTAAAGGCAGTTCTGGCATGGGATTACCAACCTATTTTTACCAGCCAACACGCAGGAAAGCCCTTAATGGGCACCAGGCCACAGCTTCTCTCCAGAGCACCTGATGAGGTGTATAAACTATCTAGGGTAAGCCTTAGAAGCCCAGATACTAAGTGATGGATACTTGTGTGCAAACAGTATTATCACTAGGGAGCTCCTTTACCATATAAATCCAATTGAATGTCTTCCTGGGCGAGTGATTGTAGGACTATGTTTTCTGGAGGTTCTTATACCATGGAGCCAGAAGGTGGAGAGCACATGCCCACTGTCTGAAGTCATGTGGTGATTGGCTGGTGAGCTGATATATATGTGTGTCATCACAGTTGCCCGGAACACTGATCTGAGAGGAGCGGCGTTTGGAGATTGAACCAAGTAGTTGGGGAGCAGAAGATGCAGGGTCAAGGCTTGAAGAGACCTGTACCTCAAGGTTAGGCTCTTCATTGAACTTCAGAGACTCTGCTTTTCTACTCTGGGGACCCCAGGTGTACATCCTCTTGCTCGGGCGGATGCTGACCCCCGTATTTTCTCAATGGCAGAGACAGATGGACTCCTAGAAGGCTCATCTAACTTTCAGTGAGTGCTGACTGACTAGCAGGGTAATTAAAGTGTCATCACCTAAAGACAGGGGTTAAATTCCCAAATTACTGTTTATCTGTCACGAGAAAATGTAATAAATGAGAATGATTCCCCTTGTGAAAGATGTTACCAGGGGGTAATCTAAAGAACGGTGAGTGGTGTGTTGGACAGAATAGAATTCTATGGTCAATTATACTGCTTAGACCATCTGCAATATGCAGCAGCATAATAGATTAAGTGCCCCAAGCCAATGTTTTTCATTTATGAAAATAAAGTAAACGCAGCTGTGCAGTTTGTCGTAGGAGCTAGCTAAATGTCGAGGTCATCAAATACCGCGGCTGCCTAGTCTTCAAACAACCTCGTGCTTCTTTCTTCCGTCACCCTGTACTTCTAGCTTTTATTTCACTTTTGCTGTATCTTTTCCATCCCTTTATTCTCCctttgttctcttctttccctttcttctcCTTTACTCCTTTACGCTAAAAGTCCAATGGCAAAAAATAAGCCTCGCGGCATACCACCTGCAACTTCAAACCACAAACAAAGCAATTGGTAACAGTGAAGTAATGCAAGAGTTGGTTCTTGTTGTTGCATTAATTAATCAAATTACTAATTTCTCACCCAATACAAACAGCATGAATTTTATTTAATTCCACATATTATCAATCTTGCTGTGTGACTGAAAGAAATGAGTACCTCTGTTGGACATCTACAGAGCTAGAGGATCCAattactgcaattgtttagtgccggTGGTAAATTCACCACTTTTTCGTGGATATCTcacctctgccaaactctagataAGGTCCCCAGTGTGGTGATGTGAAGCAAACTGGGCTGCCATCTCTACGTTTACATGACATAACATGCCATCTTAAAATACAGAAACCTATGGTTGTGCTCAAGCACACAACCATTTCTGGGGAGTTTTTAAAGATCATGCTGCCGTACCTGGGAAGGCCGGTTCCATGTGCAGCACCTGAG is part of the Pleurodeles waltl isolate 20211129_DDA chromosome 4_2, aPleWal1.hap1.20221129, whole genome shotgun sequence genome and encodes:
- the KANK2 gene encoding KN motif and ankyrin repeat domain-containing protein 2 isoform X1, translating into MAQVLHMEPAFPGNSNPTSPTVFSGKDQGLPYSVETPYGYRLDLDFLKYVDDIEKGHTIKRVPVHRKPRFSSLPRGYTGSWWTSTESLCSNASMDSRHSSFSYCGRGFYPAYGMENRPPLISGLNARVEKTLLDAKKKLEADNSDVSDGGRARLTSFGSLHGSRSGSTSSLVGAGLNQSFSKMCSQNGSQSGASGVYTPVSSGMSTPVSPTPGHLQHVREQMAVALKKLKQLEEQVKMIPVLQVKISVLQEEKRQLSVQLKSQRFLGHLGYGKSKSRGELYIDIPEEEVDRGRHEVGSPPPHSSSRHDSGCETAEGSVIQSPQPVLKKETKSVCIGTEECEMGRGSETEGKKEVRSQLEVRSLGVSVKEQDLGISSVATNVEVDKQRQMIQALSAKIAVLEKQLRKALHELQVAHQKLDQQVKSTEDKGQDAKPKMADATSMTSVTWQEALAEHSRGRDLSSQEHQCTQRTVGVQVYSTEPPLGILWKHKEVPIKVDTVKVVQTPREPEIAASTATGMDMKPQRAQSLETKESYVSFKTFQTKEPEGQSDSATSPHFAIYRTDEVMETSFPLPANHTSNIFHMVKKISITSNREELGGAEKTPDDQKDQPTASLAVPYSTCPDVIRAAKERASAQQNTQFTSQGAASESLVGESKRPTLGPNEEDQALSQVNVKSIMKRKEEGEDSPSTKKSLQFVGVNGGYESTSSEDSSTAENVSDNESTESEYHEASEAVPSAHGEHRPSAAESNRQNKEGPRLPVAADAPATEAGINARVAEETKKRVELNKDLLAACVTLQKHLENREAVPEPNMKAAYTTVLQEWLRILRVQDVDTEVVGHHLSVFKGISPQLLEYIINMADSNGNTALHYTVSQSNFAIVKMLLDTGVCNVDKQNKAGYTAIMLTALAAFRSEGDMDTVLQMLRLGDVNAKASQAGQTALMLAVSHGRLDMVKALLACHADVNARDDDGSTALMCACEHGHVDIVRVLLATPGCDVTLTDHDGSTALSIALEASQNDIAVLLYAHMNFAKPPSPVSPKKPKAEVTEPTPSAQ
- the KANK2 gene encoding KN motif and ankyrin repeat domain-containing protein 2 isoform X2, producing MAQVLHMEPAFPGNSNPTSPTVFSGKDQGLPYSVETPYGYRLDLDFLKYVDDIEKGHTIKRVPVHRKPRFSSLPRGYTGSWWTSTESLCSNASMDSRHSSFSYCGRGFYPAYGMENRPPLISGLNARVEKTLLDAKKKLEADNSDVSDGGRARLTSFGSLHGSRSGSTSSLVGAGLNQSFSKMCSQNGSQSGASGVYTPVSSGMSTPVSPTPGHLQHVREQMAVALKKLKQLEEQVKMIPVLQVKISVLQEEKRQLSVQLKSQRFLGHLGYGKSKSRGELYIDIPEEEVDRGRHEVGSPPPHSSSRHDSGCETAEGSVIQSPQPVLKKETKSVCIGTEECEMGRGSETEGKKEVRSQLEVRSLGVSVKEQDLGISSVATNVEVDKQRQMIQALSAKIAVLEKQLRKALHELQVAHQKLDQQVKSTEDKGQDAKPKMADATSMTSVTWQEALAEHSRGRDLSSQEHQCTQRTVGVQVYSTEPPLGILWKHKEVPIKVDTVKVVQTPREPEIAASTATGMDMKPQRAQSLETKESYVSFKTFQTKEPEGQSDSATSPHFAIYRTDEVMETSFPLPANHTSNIFHMVKKISITSNREELGGAEKTPDDQKALSQVNVKSIMKRKEEGEDSPSTKKSLQFVGVNGGYESTSSEDSSTAENVSDNESTESEYHEASEAVPSAHGEHRPSAAESNRQNKEGPRLPVAADAPATEAGINARVAEETKKRVELNKDLLAACVTLQKHLENREAVPEPNMKAAYTTVLQEWLRILRVQDVDTEVVGHHLSVFKGISPQLLEYIINMADSNGNTALHYTVSQSNFAIVKMLLDTGVCNVDKQNKAGYTAIMLTALAAFRSEGDMDTVLQMLRLGDVNAKASQAGQTALMLAVSHGRLDMVKALLACHADVNARDDDGSTALMCACEHGHVDIVRVLLATPGCDVTLTDHDGSTALSIALEASQNDIAVLLYAHMNFAKPPSPVSPKKPKAEVTEPTPSAQ